The Syntrophales bacterium genome includes a region encoding these proteins:
- a CDS encoding complement resistance protein TraT: MKRIRIFTLILVVFAFILSGCTAMTTAIKHRDLAINSKMSDTIFLDPVAPDLRTVLVQVKNTSGKSIDIATKITNVLTTRGYFIVSDPQKAHYWLQVNVLYAGKAEPQTIQSMLAQGYGSGLGVLTGGLAGAGIGHSMSDSGQGYMVGGAIGMLAGGLANTVVNAMVTSVTYSVITDVLISEKSDIAVEQQINSDLSQGSETKIKQVVKSTSNLKRYRTRIASTANQVNLEFEDAIPILEASLSEQIAGIM, encoded by the coding sequence ATGAAAAGAATAAGAATTTTTACACTCATTTTGGTAGTCTTTGCATTCATCCTTTCGGGATGCACTGCAATGACAACCGCCATTAAACACAGGGATTTAGCCATAAATTCAAAGATGTCTGACACCATATTTTTAGACCCTGTTGCTCCGGATCTTAGAACAGTCCTGGTACAGGTAAAAAATACTTCAGGCAAAAGCATAGACATCGCAACAAAAATTACCAATGTTTTAACCACAAGAGGTTATTTTATAGTAAGTGATCCTCAAAAGGCCCATTACTGGTTACAGGTCAATGTCCTGTATGCTGGCAAAGCAGAGCCGCAGACAATACAGTCCATGCTCGCACAAGGTTATGGAAGCGGGTTGGGTGTCTTAACTGGTGGTCTTGCAGGTGCCGGGATTGGTCACAGTATGAGTGATTCCGGTCAGGGTTATATGGTGGGCGGTGCTATTGGCATGCTTGCTGGTGGCCTGGCCAATACTGTGGTAAATGCTATGGTTACTAGTGTAACATACTCGGTAATAACAGATGTTCTGATTTCCGAGAAATCCGACATCGCTGTTGAGCAGCAGATCAACTCCGACCTTTCGCAAGGATCGGAAACAAAGATCAAGCAAGTGGTCAAGTCAACGAGCAATCTAAAACGTTATAGGACAAGGATTGCTTCGACAGCAAATCAGGTAAACCTCGAATTTGAGGATGCTATACCTATTTTGGAAGCATCACTTAGCGAACAAATTGCCGGGATCATGTAA